The Nerophis lumbriciformis linkage group LG07, RoL_Nlum_v2.1, whole genome shotgun sequence genome window below encodes:
- the chmp4c gene encoding charged multivesicular body protein 4c — translation MSKISKFFKGSSSSSSSSSSSKSKHRSRGVGGPSPNEAIHKLRDTEDMLTKKQDYLEKRIAQEVAIAKKHGTRDKRAALQALKRKKRLEQQLTQIDGTLSTIEFQREALENSHTNSEVVKNMGYASQAMKKVHESMDLDKIDDLMEDINEQQDVAREINEAISRPYGDNFDEDELLAELEELEQEQLDDSMKSMGGLPSVPSGRLPSASPSASTSYRATTKRREDEDDMRMLASWAT, via the exons atgagcaaaatatccaAATTCTTCAAGGGGAGCTCCAGTTCGTCCAGCTCGTCCAGCTCGTCCAAGTCCAAACATCGCTCCAGAGGAGTAGGAGGACCCTCACCCAATGAGGCCATCCACAAACTGAGGGACACCGAGGACATGTTGACCAAGAAGCAGGACTATCTGGAGAAGAGGATCGCGCAGGAAGTGGCGATAGCAAAGAAACATGGCACACGAGATAAGAGGG ctgcccTGCAGGCGTTGAAGAGGAAGAAGCGTCTGGAGCAGCAGCTCACCCAAATCGACGGCACCCTCTCCACCATCGAGTTCCAGAGGGAAGCGCTGGAGAACTCGCACACCAACTCCGAGGTGGTGAAGAACATGGGCTACGCCTCCCAGGCCATGAAGAAAGTCCACGAAAGCAT GGACCTGGACAAGATTGACGATCTGATGGAGGACATCAACGAGCAGCAGGACGTGGCCCGCGAGATCAACGAAGCCATTTCCAGACCGTACGGTGACAATTTCGACGag GATGAGCTGCTGGCTGAGCTGGAAGAGCTGGAACAGGAGCAGTTGGACGACAGCATGAAGAGCATGGGGGGCCTGCCCTCGGTGCCCAGCGGCAGACTGCCGTCAGCGAGCCCGTCAGCGAGCACGTCTTACCGCGCAA CCACCAAAAGGCGTGAAGACGAGGACGACATGCGAATGCTGGCTTCATGGGCAACATAA